A genomic region of Mycobacteriales bacterium contains the following coding sequences:
- the atpD gene encoding F0F1 ATP synthase subunit beta, with translation MTATATEQAAAKQGGTGRVVRVIGPVVDVEFAPDEMPEIYNALKVERTLGEDVRTLTLEVAGHIGDNMVRAISMQPTDGLIRGAEAHDTGAPISVPVGDATLGHVWNVLGDALDTTADAIEVTERWPIHRPSPPIDELEPRTEMFETGIKVIDLLAPYVRGGKIGMFGGAGVGKTVVIQEMIRRVAQQFGGRSVFAGVGERTREGNDLYLEMEEADVLKDTALVFGQMDEPPGTRLRIALAGLTMAEYFRDVQKQDVLLFIDNIFRFTQAGSEVSTLLGRMPSAVGYQPTLSTEMGQLQERITSTKDGSITSVQAIYVPADDLTDPAPATAFAHLDATTVLNRAITEKGIYPAVDPLDSTSTILTPAVVGDRHYKVAREVQKILQRYKDLQDIIAILGMDELSEDDKLTVSRARKIEKFFGQPFDVATTFTGLKGIYCSREDTVRSFEEVLAGKCDDLPEQAFEMTGTIDDVRNKAAELAKRG, from the coding sequence ATGACAGCCACCGCAACCGAGCAGGCTGCTGCCAAGCAGGGCGGGACAGGCCGCGTCGTCCGGGTCATCGGCCCGGTCGTCGACGTCGAGTTCGCTCCCGACGAGATGCCCGAGATCTACAACGCCCTCAAGGTGGAGCGCACGCTCGGCGAGGACGTCCGGACGCTGACCCTCGAGGTCGCCGGTCACATCGGCGACAACATGGTCCGTGCCATCTCGATGCAGCCGACCGACGGTCTGATCCGCGGCGCGGAGGCGCACGACACCGGCGCGCCGATCTCGGTGCCGGTCGGTGACGCGACGCTCGGCCACGTGTGGAACGTGCTCGGCGACGCGCTGGACACGACCGCTGACGCGATCGAGGTCACCGAGCGCTGGCCGATCCACCGCCCGTCGCCCCCGATCGACGAGCTCGAGCCTCGTACCGAGATGTTCGAGACGGGCATCAAGGTCATCGACCTGCTCGCGCCGTACGTGCGCGGCGGCAAGATCGGGATGTTCGGCGGCGCCGGCGTCGGCAAGACCGTCGTCATCCAGGAGATGATCCGCCGGGTCGCGCAGCAGTTCGGTGGCCGCTCGGTTTTCGCGGGCGTCGGCGAGCGCACCCGTGAGGGCAACGACCTCTACCTGGAGATGGAGGAGGCCGACGTCCTCAAGGACACGGCCCTCGTGTTCGGGCAGATGGACGAGCCGCCGGGCACCCGGCTTCGCATCGCGCTGGCCGGCCTGACGATGGCGGAGTACTTCCGTGACGTGCAGAAGCAGGACGTGCTGCTGTTCATCGACAACATCTTCCGGTTCACCCAAGCCGGCTCGGAGGTCTCGACGCTGCTCGGCCGCATGCCGTCGGCCGTGGGTTACCAGCCGACGCTGTCGACCGAGATGGGTCAGCTCCAGGAGCGCATCACGTCGACGAAGGACGGCTCGATCACCTCGGTGCAGGCCATCTACGTGCCCGCCGACGACCTGACCGATCCGGCGCCGGCGACCGCGTTCGCCCACCTCGACGCGACGACGGTGCTCAACCGCGCGATCACGGAGAAGGGCATCTACCCGGCCGTCGACCCGCTCGACTCGACCTCGACGATCCTCACGCCTGCCGTCGTCGGCGACCGCCACTACAAGGTCGCCCGCGAGGTGCAGAAGATCCTGCAGCGCTACAAGGACCTCCAGGACATCATCGCGATTCTCGGCATGGACGAGCTCTCGGAAGACGACAAGCTCACCGTGTCGCGCGCGCGCAAGATCGAGAAGTTCTTCGGTCAGCCGTTCGACGTCGCGACCACGTTCACCGGCCTCAAGGGCATCTACTGCTCGCGCGAGGATACGGTCCGCAGCTTCGAGGAAGTCCTCGCCGGTAAGTGCGATGACCTCCCCGAGCAGGCGTTCGAGATGACCGGCACGATCGACGACGTCCGCAACAAGGCCGCCGAGCTCGCGAAGAGGGGCTGA
- a CDS encoding F0F1 ATP synthase subunit gamma has protein sequence MGAQLREARRRIKSVQSTKKITRAMELIAASRIVKAQQRIAASRPYAEAITDVVRTVTAPGVVTADHPLTTPRESVGTAALLLITSDRGLAGGYSANVLRAGEQTTAKLREQGVQTMPFLVGRKAVGFYRFRGRDISHSWSGFSEQPSYEDAKAVADDLLEQFVKGSTDGGVDEIHLVYTRFESMATQKVTVSRLLPLDPADVPDADGEDAGASTALMEFEPEGAGVLDALLPQYLTARIFAAMLDAAASEQSARRRAMKSATDNADELIKKLTRDANAARQAEITQEIMEIVGGAEALAGTGSEL, from the coding sequence GATCACGCGCGCGATGGAGCTCATCGCGGCGTCTCGCATCGTCAAGGCGCAACAACGGATCGCCGCGTCACGTCCGTACGCCGAGGCGATCACCGACGTCGTGCGTACCGTGACCGCGCCGGGCGTCGTGACGGCCGACCACCCGCTGACCACGCCGCGGGAGAGCGTCGGCACCGCTGCGCTGCTGCTGATCACCAGCGACCGCGGCCTGGCCGGCGGCTACAGCGCCAACGTGCTGCGGGCCGGCGAGCAGACCACGGCGAAGCTGCGCGAGCAGGGCGTGCAGACGATGCCGTTCCTGGTCGGCCGCAAGGCGGTCGGCTTCTACCGGTTCCGCGGTCGTGACATCAGCCACTCGTGGAGCGGCTTCTCGGAGCAGCCGTCGTACGAGGACGCCAAAGCGGTCGCCGACGACCTGCTCGAGCAGTTCGTCAAAGGCTCGACCGACGGCGGCGTGGACGAGATCCACCTCGTCTACACCCGCTTCGAGTCGATGGCGACGCAGAAGGTCACCGTTTCCCGGCTGTTGCCGCTGGATCCGGCCGACGTGCCGGATGCCGACGGCGAGGACGCGGGTGCGTCGACGGCGCTGATGGAGTTCGAGCCGGAGGGCGCGGGCGTCCTCGATGCGCTGCTGCCGCAGTACCTCACCGCTCGGATCTTCGCGGCGATGCTGGACGCGGCGGCGAGCGAGCAGTCCGCGCGCCGTCGCGCGATGAAGTCCGCGACCGACAACGCGGACGAGCTCATCAAGAAGCTGACGCGGGACGCCAACGCGGCCCGCCAGGCTGAGATCACGCAGGAAATCATGGAGATCGTCGGTGGCGCAGAGGCGCTCGCCGGGACAGGAAGTGAGCTCTAA